The following nucleotide sequence is from Mesorhizobium sp. CAU 1732.
AACGCACCGGCTCCGGCACGGTCGTGTGGAAGTCACGCGAAAGGCTGGCGGCAGGAGAGATCGACTACGACCAGTTCATGGACATCGTCGCCTCATCGGCGCCGTCCGTCGGCTACTGCAACACGATGGGCACGGCGACGACGATGAACTCGCTGGCCGAGGCGCTCGGCATGCAGTTGCCGGGCTCCGCCGCCATTCCAGCACCCTATCGCGAGCGCGGCCAGATCGCCTACCAAACCGGCAAGCGCATCGTCGACATGGTGCGCGAGGACCTGAAACCCTCCGATATCATGACGCGGGAAGCCTTCGAGAACGCCATCGTCGTCAATTCTGCCATCGGCGGCTCGACCAATGCGCCGATCCACCTCAACGCGATCGCGCGGCATCTCGGCGTGTCGCTGACCGTCGATGACTGGCAGAAGGTCGGTCACCACGTTCCGCTGATCGTCAATCTCCAGCCGGCCGGTGAATATCTCGGCGAGGACTATCATCATGCGGGCGGTGTGCCGGCCGTGGTGGCAGAGCTGATGAAGGCCGGCTTGCTGCCGCACCCCGGAGCCATGACCGCCAACGGCCGCACGATCGGCGACAATTGCGCCGCGGCGGAGAATCTCGACGGCAAGGTCATCCGTACCGTGGCCAATCCGCTCAGGAAGGATGCCGGCTTCATCAACCTGAAAGGCAATCTGTTCGATTCCGCAATCATGAAGACGTCGGTCATCTCGCCGGAGTTTCGCGACCGCTATCTGTCAAATCCGCAAGACCCCGATGCCTTCGAGGGCGTCGCCGCCGTCTTCGACGGTCCGGAAGACTACCACCATCGCATTGAGGATCCGTCACTCGGCCTGAACGAGAATACCATCCTGTTCATGCGCGGAGCCGGCCCAGTCGGTTATCCCGGCGGCGCCGAAGTCGTGAACATGCAGCCGCCGGCCTACCTGCTGAAGGCGGGCATCCACTCGCTGCCCTGCATCGGCGATGGCCGTCAGTCCGGCACTTCCGGCTCTCCATCGATCCTCAACGCCTCGCCCGAGGCGGCCGTCGGTGGTGGCCTTGCGCTGCTGCGTACGGGTGACCGGGTACGCATCGACCTGCGCAAGGGGACCGCCGACATCCTCGTGTCGGACGACGAGATCAAGCGCCGTCGCGTCGACCTGCAAAGCGAGGGCGGCTATGCATATCCGAAGCATCAGACACCGTGGCAGGAGATCCAACGGTCGATGGTCGACCAGTTGTCCGAGGGAATGGTTCTGAAGCCGGCGGTGAAGTACCAGAACATCGCCGTCACCAGCGGCGTGCCGCGCGACAATCATTAGAGCATCGGACCGAAAAGTGGCCTGCGGTTTTCGGGTTCTTCCGATGCTCAAACAAAGAGATAGATCGCCACTCGTGCGTCCGTCAGGATGCACGGCGATCTAGGACAGCTCCGGCTTGGGGCCGAATTGCTCGACAGGCAGAGAAGCCGATGTCTGTCGAAATCGAAGTCGAGGTCAATTGCCGACAGCTTCTGCAACTCCGCCAAGGTGGTCGTCCCGGTCTGCTGTCGAGATCGGTGCCCGATGGGCGAAGACTGTGATTGATCTGGAACAGGGGCCTGAGGATGCGCTATGATTAGTTTCACGCGGCAACGGAACTCCGGATCCTGTTCCGGCTTCCGCTCCGAGGTTTGACCGGAATGGCTTCTCCTTTCACCGCGGCGATCCGCAGCATGGATGACTGGATCGCGGGACCGGCCTCCCTGCTCGATGAACTCGCGCGCGTCAAATCCGGCAGCCGCGTGATCGTGTCGGTCGCTGATGACGGGAGCGCGCTTGAAATCAGGCCGGCGTCGAGCCGAAAGCCGTCTGCTCCCCTGTCGGTGCCGATTTCTCCAGACGCGCAGCCGCCCGCTGCATTGCGTACAGCGGTGAACGGAAAGACGGTCCATCTCGGCATCCCCGAGAGCTGGGTGATCGCGCGCCGGATCGAACTGCCGATGGAGGCTGCCAGCCACGTCGAGGGTATCGTTGCATCGCGAATGGGCGCGCTTTCGCCATTGCCTGTCTCCGACATCTATTTCGGCCACAGGGTGCTCGAGATCGACCGCGAAGCCCGGCAGATGACGGTCGCCGTCGCGATCGTTCCGAGGTCGCGCGTCGCTGCTGCCCTGGCATGCCTGAATGTGACCGAGGCCCGCCAGGTCTTGATCTCGGCGCCGTTTCCCGAAGGCGGTGCAGTGACCGTGTCGACGCACCGGCAACAGGGCTCCGGGACCCGTGGCCGGATAAAGTTTCTTCTCGCCGGAGTTTTGGGCATCAGCGTCGTGGCGGCCATCACGGCGCTGGCGGCGCGGCCGCTGATCAAGGACAGCTATGCCGAGCGCCGCGCTGCCGTCGAGGCCCGGGCCGAAAAGGCGCGGCAGGCGATCACGCTCGCGGCGACTCCGTACAAGGCTGACAGCGCGCCTGAGCAGACCGCGCTGAATATCAAGGAAGACGCCGTGAGCGCGCTTGCAGCATTGGACGACCTGGCTCAGGCGTTGCCCACGCACTCCTATGCCACGGAGGTGTCTTTCGCCGATGGGCGCATGCGTCTTTTGGGGCGGACGATCGACGTACCGGAAGTGCTGACCGCGCTGGAATCGTCGGGTCGTTTCGAAGACAGCAAGCTGGTCGGACCGGCTCTGCGCGGCGAGGATGGCGTCACCTCGGAGTTCGATGTCGACACCCGCCCGCTCATCCGCACGGGAAGCTCGCTGCGATGAGGCCGACGACACTATGGCGCGACACGCGGCTTCAATCGCTCATGGTCATTGCCCTGCTGTTCGTCGCAACTCTGGTGCTCGTCGCCGACACTCTCCTGTCCTGGCGCGCGGAAGCGCAAACGCTGGCGCTCTATGAGGAACGTGCCGCATTGCTCGAAAGCAAGGCGTCCAATTCCCCGGTTCAACAGGGCGAAACGCCGGCGCTGGACCTTGGCGGGAGCAGGATACTTCTCGATTCCCAAACCAGCGGGCTCGTCTCGGCCGAGTTCCAGCGCCTGCTTTCCGACCGCGTGGAACGCGTGGGCGCCGTTATCAGGCGCGTCGACATTCCCACGGACGGGCAAATCGCCATCACAGACGGTCCTCAGTTGGAGTCCTTGGAACGCGTTCGTTTGACCGTCGATATCGAGGTCATGGAACAATCGCTGCCAGATCTCCTATATGCCATCGAGGCAGGTTCGCCCGTCATGATCGTCGACAGCTTCCGGCTTCGGTTGAACCGCCGGGTTGATTTGGGGGGAGATCAGACCTCAAGTTCCCTGGATCGACCGCTGTCGCTGAACGTCTCGCTCTCCGCCTTCCGCGAGAAGGACCCCCAGTCATGACAACGCTGCTGCGCGCGACATTGATGCTCGCCGCCGTCGCGGCTTCTTCGAGCCTGTCCTTCGGCACGGAAAGGCTGTCGGTCAGGGAGCGCCCGCTGAGCGACTATGCGGCGCTTCGGGATCGGCCGCTGTTCTCGCCGGACCGGACTGCTCCGATCGCATTCGTTGCCGCCGAGCCGGAACCTGTCGTCGTGCAGCCCGAGCCAGAGCCCGAACCCGAGCCGCCGCCTGCCGCGGCGCCCGATTGGCAATTGGTTGGCATCGTGCGGTCGGCAAGGCTTAACAGCGCGACCTTCACCAGCCCGTTCGAAATGGCGGCCTTCACGCTGCGCACGGGGGAAAGCCGGGAAGGTTGGACCCTGAAGGTAGTCGGCCAGTTTGAAGTCAAGCTCGACGGAGCGGGAGGACGCGCCTCGCTGCGTTTTTCCGATGAGGCGAGCGGTCAACAAATGGTTCCGTCGGAGCAGTGGATGAACACGGAGCCCGGGGTTGATCCATATGGAGAAGCCGATAATCATGGATCCGGGGGGTGATCCGTATCCCAGCTCGCGATTGGCGCATGTTCGGCCTCAGAACGCTGCAACAAGGCGATGACGCGCTTGCATTCGAACACCAGGCGCACAGTTAGGAAGTTCGGCCTCCATGGGCTCCACGGCATTCGCATACAAGGCTTTGAATGGCGAGGGTCGTCTCGAACTCGGGCGGATCGATGCGTCCGATTCCGACGATGCCGTCCAGAAGCTCGGGGCGCGCGGGCTGATCCCGGTCAGTGTCGAACAGAGCGTGCGGTCTGCATCACGCGCACCGCTGTTTACGACCCGGATACCGCCGGCGGCTGTCACGCGGCTGCTCTCCGATCTGTCGATCATGCTGAATGCGGGAATCCGGATCGACGAGGCGCTGGCGATCATGGAAAAGGAATTCGACAGCGGCAGGCTTCAACCCGTCGTTGCCGGCATTCGCACCGACCTGGCGTCGGGCAAGTCATTCTCCAGTGCGATGGAGGCCTGGCCTGCCTTGTTCCCGACGTTCCAGGTCGCAATGATTCGTGTCGCGGAGAGCTCCGGCAAATTGCCCACCCTCCTGTCGCGCATCGTGGAGGAGCGCCAGAGTTTCGAGGCATTGCAAGTCAAGGTCAGCGAGGCGCTTCGGTATCCGGCGGTCCTGTTTGCCGGCACGATCTGCGTACTGGTCTTCTTTCTGGTAGGGGTCGTTCCTCAGTTCGAACCGATGATCATGCAGGGCGGCAACACGGACACGGTGATGGTGGCGATGTTCGCGGTCTCGACTTTCCTGCGCGACTACGGGCTTCTCCTTCTGCTTGGGGCATCGGTACTCGTATTGCTGGGCTTCGTGGCGGCACGGCGGGGCCTTCTTTCGGCATGGCTCTGGGGTTTCGCCAAAAAGCTTCCGCTTCTGTCGGATATACCGGGCAGCTATCGGACCGGGCGGTTCGCCCGTCTCCTCGGCATCATGGTCGAAACGGGCGTGGCGGTTCCCGTGGCTTTCAAACTCATCAGCGATACCATCGATCACGGCGAGGCTGCGCGGGCACGCGCGCAGCAGGCATCCGACGCCCTGCGGCACGGGAACAGGCTTGGCCATGCGCTCGAAATCCTCCAGCTTCCCCCGCTGGCGGTGCGCATGCTGAGGCTCGGCGAGCAGAGTGGCGAACTCGCAGGTCTGGCCTATCGTGTCGCCGACTTCTATGAAGTACGGCTGGAGCGTTCGCTGTCGCGTATCGTCGGGCTCGTCGGCCCTGCGGCGGTGGCAACCATCAGCATTTTGATCGGCGGTATGATCGTGTCGATCATGTCCACTCTTATGTCCTTCAACGATATGGTCCGATAGGAGCCAGAGTGCATGAGCGTACATTTCGCAGTTGATTCCCATCTCACGCAGCGCAAGCGTGCCCGGCGCCGCAGGGCGGGCTTCACGCTGATCGAGATGCTGGTCGTTCTGGCCATCATCGGCCTGATCTCGGCGCTCGTAGGACCTCGTGTTCTGGCGCAGTTGTCCGACTCGCGCGAGCGTGCCGCCAAACTTCAGATCGAGGCATTCTCCAGCGCGCTCGACATCTTCTACATAGATGTCGGCCGTTATCCGGTGCAGGCCGAGGGCCTGGGAGCCCTGGTGCGCAAGCCCTCGACCATTCAGGTCTGGAACGGGCCATACCTGCGCGGCGAGAGTGTTCCGCTCGACCCGTGGGGCAATGAATACAAATACGCGAGCGACGGAAAGACGTTCAACATCACAGCCGATGGACCCGGTGGGCGCGGCTCCAATGTGTCCGACTAGCCCTGGGGGCAACAGCAACCGAAAAACGGCGCAGCGCGGCGTCGTGCTGCTCGATGTGGTCGCGGCGCTCGCGATCTTCGCCCTCGCGGCCTTCGTGCTGATGCCGCGCCCGCGTTACACCGTCGGGGCTGCCGAGCTTTCCGGCGAGGCGGTTCGCATCAGCGGGGAGTTCCGCAAGGGCAGAGCGAAGGCCCTGACCACGGGCAGCGTCGTCGACGTAGCGGTCGATCCGGGAAACAATCGCATTCAGGTGGATGGCGCCAATGCGATCTCGATCAGGGACGGGGTAGCCTTGAACTGGGTCACGTCGGACCGGTGTCCCATACGAGGCGGAACCAGAGCCTTGCGCTTCCTTGCCGACGGACGGTCCTGCGGGGGCGTCATGACACTGTCCGCCAGCGGCCGGGCGATCGACCTGCGCGTCGACTGGCTGACCGGTCGCGTGGAAATGAGCCCGAAATGACAGCGCGGCGCAGACGCGGCTTCACGCTGATCGAGGTTCTGGCCTCGCTTGCCATCGCCGTGCTGCTGATCGTTCCGATCGCGCGGATGATCACGGGCACCGCGGGCGCGTTCGCGGGTCTGGAGCGATCGACCGAGCGCCGTGTCGGCATGCAGGCGGCCATGGCGGTCGCGATGACCCTCGACCAGTTGCGGACGGGCCGGCGCGTGATCGGGGATTACACGGTCATCGTGGAGCCATACCGCTTCGAACGCGCTTCGGCGCTGGCTCGGGCCGGATGGCAGCTTTACTCCGTCACCGTTCGCAGCACCGACGGATCAGGTGACGACGTCATACAGACCGTGCGCCTCGGCAAGCTGCAATGACGAGGAAACGCAGCGCCCGGGCCGGCTTCACGCTGATCGAGGCTTTGGCTTCGCTGGTGCTTGCGACGATGCTGTTTGGCGGGCTGGCGCTCTACACCGGAACCTGGCTGCGCCAGTGGCATGGGATGATCGCCAGAGGCGGGCAGGAGGACACGGTGGCCGTGATCCTCGACCGGATGGTGGAGGATCTGGAGGCCGCGCAGCCCGGCTATTCCAACGCGCAACAGGCCGCTGCGGTCCGCTTCACCGGCCATGCCGATGCGGTCACCTTCGTGCGCCCGGCGCTCGGCTACGAGCCGCGTGCGGGACTTGATGACATCACCTATTCGATGGGTCGGGCCGGATCCGACGACGCCCTCATTCGTGCCCGCCGCGATTTCATGATGAGCGGCGGTGGGGAGGATCTTCCGCTGATGCGCGGCGATCTGAAGCTGTCGTTCAGCTATGCCGGAACGGACGCCGCGCTCAGCCCCGAATGGACAAGCACCAATCGCCTGCCGTCACTCGTCCGCATCGAGATATCCGGCAATTCTCCGCGTCCCTGGCGGCAATGGGCCTATGCGCGGCTGCGCGTCGAGCTGCCCGCGCGGTGCGGCGCGGCCGACGCGCTCGCGCCGTGTCTGCAGCGCTACGGCATCGGCTCCTGAACTTCGCAGGGCTGTACCACGGCAGCAGCGCATGAAGCCGGATGCGGGCGAGAACATCGGCAAGCCAGGCTTGCGGATCGACGCCGTTGAGCTTGGCGCAGGTGATCAACGATCTTCATTTGAAATCCTTGCGGTATTTGAAATCCTTGCGGTCGATGTGATCTCGGTATAACATTCACTCAACTCAGGCATGACCCCACCGCTCCACTCGATCATTTCCAGGCTCCACCTGAAACAGCTGCGGCTCCTGGTCGCGCTGGGCGAGAACGGCTCGCTCCTGAAGGCCTCGCAGCAGGTCGCCTTGACGCAACCGGGCGCGAGCAAGGCATTGCAGGAGATCGAGACGACCTTCGGCACGCCGCTGTTCGTTCGCACCAACCGGGGCCTGGAGCCCAATGCCGTCGGCCATTGCGTGATCCGCTATGCGCGCCTGATCCAGACGGATCTCGCGCACCTGCGCGACGAGATCGTCGGAATCATGCGCGGCCAGGGCGGGCGGGTGGCGGCCGGCGTCATCATGGGCGCGGTGCCGCTGCTCACCGATGCCGTCTCCGCGCTCGTTGCGCGGCAGGCCGACCTGTCCGTCGAGATCGTCGAGGACACCAGCGCCGCCCTGCTGGCCCAGCTCGACGCCGGTCGGCTCGACCTGGCGATCTGCCGCACGACCATCAGCCAGGCGCCGCAGGTCTACGACAGCGTGAAGCTCCAGGATGAAACGCTCGCGGTGATCGCGAACGTCGACCATCCGCTGCGGCACGCGAAGAAGCTCACTCTGCAGGAACTGGTGCCATACCGATGGGTGGTATACCGCGCGAACATGCCGATGCGGCTCCTGCTCGAACGCGAATACCGCGATTGCGGGATCCGGTTCCCGGAACACCTGCTCGAGACGACCTCCGCTTTTGCGACGCTGGCGCTGCTGCAGGCCAACCCGTCCTTCGTGGCCCTGGTGTCGATCGAAGTCGCGCAGTTCTTCGCGCACCGGCAGATGACGCGCATCCTGCCGCTGGCCCTGGCGTCGCGAAGCGAGGCCTATGAGCTCGTCACCCGCAAGGGGGCGCCGATCCCGCCCGTCGCCAAACTGCTGATCGACGAATTGGTCCATCGCCAGTCCTGAGCATCAGGCCGGCGCGGCCGCGTCGGCCAGCGCTGTGGGCGACGCTGATCGCCGGCCCCATGCCACCGGCGCTGAGATCACTGGCCTCGGGTCCGAGGAACAGATAGTCCCGCCGGACCGAGAGGCCTGGCGGGACTGTTGTTGAGAGTTCTAGTCCTAGCTATACGGACGGAGGGCTGCGTGCTTTCCTGCGATGTAGCCCTGAGCGAGAGCGCGACCGTTCCCGTGCTGACTGAATCCGCCAGCGGCTTCTCCGGCGGCGTAGAGGCCGGGAATTACCTGACCGGCAAAGTCGAGGACCTGGCTTGCGGCGTTGATGCGCAGGCCGGACCGGGGGTCGTGGATCACCGGCGTCGACCAGGCGGCATAGAAGGGCCCCGTTTGGATCTTGAATTGGGGTGTCGGTTTGCCGAAGTCGGCGTCGGCACCCGCATCAACGAAGCTGTTGTACCGCGTCACCGTCTGGACCAGGTTGCTTGCCGGCATGGGAACCCGCTGATACGGCATGACGATCTTCGCTGCGAGCTCCTCCAGCGAGTTTGCCTGGAAGAAGAATCCGTCAGGATCGACAAAGGGTGGCGCCACGTTCCAATTCCTGCGGGCCCTGGTAGTTTCATCGAATATGGCCCAGATCGGGCCACCGCCGTTGTGGCCGTCGCCGATGCCAGCCATAGCGGCGTTGATCCAGTTTTGTGGGTTGTATGTGATGTTCTTGGCGTTCAGGTAGCTGCCTTGAGTGTACGGGTTGACCGAGCCAGCGCTGTTCGTGCCGAATTGACCTCCCGTTTCGTCGTAGAACCGCTTCCCGATCATGTTGACATGGATAACGTCCTGGAAGTTGTTGACGCTTAGCCCCCTGGCTTTCGCAAGCGGGAAGACAACGCTGGTGGGCAACCACTCCAGGAACGAGTAGTTGTACCGCGTTCCGATGCGGCTTGGCTTGGTGATGTTGGTGCCGAACTCTCCGGTCTGGTTGTACGTGCCCGCGAGACCCGCGCCGACATTCAGCCCGGCGAGTATGCCGCTGGCGTCTTGAAAGGAATAGGGCTCGCCGGCGACGCCGCAGTACTCCGCGGTGAGCCGTGGGTCGAACATTCGGCGGTATTCCACATTCCCGTTTCCGCCGCCGGTCGCGATCACTACGCCCTTGCGTGCCTGAATGCTGACGGTGCGGTTTTGATACGTGGCCTTGATCCCGGTCACGCCCTGCTGCATCCGGTGCAGCGACTGCAAACGGTGATTCAGCAGGATCTTCACGCCACGTGCTTTTGCTGCGGCCTCCAGCGGATATATGAAGCCGGGCCCTTGAGACGTCGTCAGCCGTTGTGCCGGGGCTACCTGCAAGCCGGTCCGGACCGAGGGGTAGTCCATGATCGCCGTGTGCATCATCCGGTTGACGGAGTTGCCGGTTTCATTGGCGCCGACGTTGTCGGGCGTGTTTCTCGTCCACCTGACGCCATGGCGGACCAGAAAGTCGTAAATGGTGACGTTGATGTCGGCAAATGCCCGGATGACCTCGCGATCGTTATAGCGGTAGCTCGGAAAGCCGTTCGACTGGACGATGGACCAGTCGGTAAGATCGCGAAACAGGAGATCTGGCGTGTCCATGATGCCGGCCGCCATCTGGGCAGGGGTTCCGCCTCCCAGGGGAATGTTGCCCGAGCTGACGACGCCACGTCCCCCAATGTGCGGTTGCGACTCGAGGACAATAACCGACGCGCCTGCCTCTGCGGCGGCGACTGCGGCGGCAAGACCCGCCGAGCCGCAACCCAAAACGACGACATCGGCTACATTCCCGTTCGCGGCATTGCCAATGTTCACCTGGAAAATGCTGCTGCCCACCCCTGCGGCGGCTATTCCAGCAGCGCCCTTCAGCACTGAGCGTCGGTTGACTGTCATTACGTTCTCCTCCTCGTATTTTAGACCAGCGCGTTCGGGCTTGTGTGGATCGGGGCCCGAACAGCAAAACTCCTTAGTGGCGATCGCCGTAGAGACCTGGTCGACCGCAGTATTGCAGCATTCGCTCTTCCGACAACTGAGAAGATGTGATCTCGGTATAACATTCACTCAACTCAGGCATGCCTCCCCCACCCCACTCCACTCGATCTTTTCCGGGCTCCACCTGGCGGGAGCTCTCGGCAGCACTCATGTGCTGGCTGGCACGTCGTCATGCTTCCGTGGTTTGCCCCACGAATAGATGATCGATAGCCAGACCAGACAGAAGAACGCGAAAAGCGCGAAGGCGACGGGCCGATTGACGAAATCGATGAGGTTCCCCTGTGACTTGATCAGTGTCGAAATCAGGTTTTTCTCCAGGAGCGGACCGATGACGATTCCAAGCACGCATGGCGCGATCGGGAACCCGTTCTCTTCCATCAGATAGCCGACCACGCCGAAGATCAGCATGATCGTGACTCCGTAAACCGCGTTGTTGGAGGCGAAGGCCCCGACAATGCAGAAGATCAGGATCAGCGGCATCAGCACCGATTTCGGGATGAGCAGGATGTTCTTCGAGAATTTGATGAGCGCCCAGCCCAGCGGAACCATGATCAGATTGGCGAGGATGAAGATCAGGAAAACGGCATAGATCGTCTGCGGATTGAACAGGAACAGCGTCGGGCCGGGATTCATGCCCTTGACGTAGAGGACACCGATGACGATGGCCGTGATCGTGTCGCCGGGAATGCCGAAAACAAGCGCGGGCACCCAGGCGCTGGAAAGGGAGGCGTTGTTCGCCGCGGATGCCTCGACCACGCCTTCGATATGGCCTTTGCCGTATTTCTCCGGCGTTTTCGAGAAACGTCGGCTGACGGCATAACTGACATAGGCGGCAACGTCCGCCCCTGCCCCGGGCAAGATGCCGATGGCGGTTCCGGTGACATTGCCTCGAATAAGTTGGCGCCAATAGGTTTTGAGCATGAAGCCCCAGTGGCGGAAAATGTTGCCCACCGCCTTCGGTGCCTGCTCCCAGCCGCTTCCGCCGTCAATCACGGTGCGCAGCACTTCGGAGATGGCAAAGATACCGATCATGACCGGGATGAAGTCGATGCCGGCCAGCATATCGGTCGAACCGAATGTCAGACGCGGCACCCCGGCGGGATTGTTGAGACCGACGCTTGCGATCGTCAGGCCGAGAAACAGGCTGATAAGCCCCTTGACCGGACTGGACGTGCCCATGAAGACGGCGCAAGTCAGCCCCAGAAGCGCCATCCAGAAATATTCCGGCGTGGAAAAGCTCATCGCGAATTCGGCCAGCGTCGGAGCGGCGAAAATCAGCACCAGCGTGCCGAAGAGCCCACCCATCGCTGAAAACAGCACGCATGCGCCAAGAGCGAGTTCGGCCTGCCCCTGCCGCGTGAGACGATAGGTATCTTCGACATAGGCTGCGGATGCTGGGGTGCCTGGAATGCGAAGCAGAGCGCCTGGAATATCGCCGGCGAAAATCGCCATGGCCGAACACGCGACCATCGCGCCGACGGCCGCGACGGGTTCCATGAAGAACGTCAGCGGCACGAGCATGGCCGTCGCCATCGTGGCGGTCAGGCCGGGCACGGCCCCAACGAAAATTCCGAATATCGAGGCGGCAAGCACCGTCAGCAGCACGTTCCATGTGGTGACGAGACCGAAAGCCTGAATGATGACATCCATCGCAGCCGTCCCCTACCAGGGCAGTCGCGGCACGATGCCGAACGGCAAGGGCACGAGAAGCATGGTTCTGAAGATGAAGTCGCAAGCCAAAGCCGCGACGATTGCAAGAATGAGAGCCTTGAGCGGATGCACCTTTAAAATGAGGAACATCGCGAAGGTGACGATGATGGCGCTCGGTATGAAGCCCAATCTGCGCGAAAAGAAGATGTAGCCGATCACGAGAAGGACGATTGCGGTCACGCCGAACACAGCGCGCGGATTTCTGATCTCGTCAGACAGATAGACCAGCGGCTCGCGGCCTTGCCTTATGCCCGCGAAGAGAAGTTTCGCCGAGCAAGCCACGATGCCCGCCGATATCAGCAGCGGAAAGGTCGCCGCGCCGTAGCTTTGTCCCGGTATCGACGGGAGCCCGTAAGAATACCAGGCCAGGGAGATTCCCATGACGAGGAATATGGCTCCGAGCGCTGCATCGCTGAATCGCATGAGAGAACCTCACAATATGACAGCGGCAGGCCGCAGCGGAACCACGACCTGCCTACGGATTTGCGACGGCTATTCCGCCAGGCCGATGGCTTTCATCGTCTCGCCGAAGCTGGCGTCCATCGTTTGCAGGAATGTTCCGAACTCGTCACCGCCAAGGTAGCTCGTACCGAAGCCCTGAGCGTTCATGAACTCATGATATTCCTCGCTCTGGTAGACGGCATCCAGAGCCGTGATCAAACGGTCCCTGACATCATCGGGCAGACCGGCCGGTGCGACGATTCCGCGCCATGCGCCGAACGCCCAGTCCGAGCCGGTTTCTTCGGCGAGCGTCGGCACATCCGGGAACAGTTTGGAGCGTTCGCTGCTCATATAGGCCAGCGATTTCACACGTCCGGCGTCGATCAACCCGCGCGCTTCCACCAGAGACGACGGAACGATATCGGTACCGCCCGACATCAGTTCCTGAAGGCCGCTCGCCGCGCCCTCGCTGGGCACCCAGATGACCTTGGTCGGATCGATGTCCGCAGCGTTCAGCATGCCCGCGATCGCCACGTGCCAGCTCGATCCCTGACCGCTTCCCGTGGCCCGAAACGTCCCGGAGGGGGAATCCTGGATCGCCTGCAGCAGATCGTTGACCGTCTGGTATTCGGAGTTTGCCGACACCTGCACGCCGGCGGGGTCCTCATTCATCAGGGCCAGCGGCGTGTACACAGCATATGTCAGGTCGGTCAGACCCAGCCAGTGCATCAGATTGACTTCGGTCGTGGCGAGACCGATCGTGTACCCGTCCGGTTCGGCATCCGCCATGGCCGTGTGCCCGACCACGCCCGACCCACCCGTGCGGTTCACCACATTCACGGACTGGCCCAGTTCCTTTTCAAGACCAACCGCGATGACGCGCGCCACCGCATCGGTTCCGCCGCCTGCGCCCCACGCGACGTAAAGCGTCAGCGGGCGGTCGGGGTATTCGGCCAATGCCGGCACGGCGACCGTGGAAAGCAGCATCGCGGCTGCTAGGCTTTTCACTATTTTCATCTTGCTTCTCCTCCCGATAAAGACTGTGTCGCATCGGCCATTTCCGATGCTGACGAATTTCCTGTTTCTCCTGCAGGCCTTCCGTTGTTGCGTTTCGACGCTTGCTTGCGCCTCTTCTAAAGCCCGCCCGACACGGCGGCGGCACCGATGCCGTGGCCTACGCCCGTTATGATGGCTATGGGCCTC
It contains:
- a CDS encoding LysR family transcriptional regulator, which encodes MTPPLHSIISRLHLKQLRLLVALGENGSLLKASQQVALTQPGASKALQEIETTFGTPLFVRTNRGLEPNAVGHCVIRYARLIQTDLAHLRDEIVGIMRGQGGRVAAGVIMGAVPLLTDAVSALVARQADLSVEIVEDTSAALLAQLDAGRLDLAICRTTISQAPQVYDSVKLQDETLAVIANVDHPLRHAKKLTLQELVPYRWVVYRANMPMRLLLEREYRDCGIRFPEHLLETTSAFATLALLQANPSFVALVSIEVAQFFAHRQMTRILPLALASRSEAYELVTRKGAPIPPVAKLLIDELVHRQS
- a CDS encoding FAD-dependent oxidoreductase yields the protein MTVNRRSVLKGAAGIAAAGVGSSIFQVNIGNAANGNVADVVVLGCGSAGLAAAVAAAEAGASVIVLESQPHIGGRGVVSSGNIPLGGGTPAQMAAGIMDTPDLLFRDLTDWSIVQSNGFPSYRYNDREVIRAFADINVTIYDFLVRHGVRWTRNTPDNVGANETGNSVNRMMHTAIMDYPSVRTGLQVAPAQRLTTSQGPGFIYPLEAAAKARGVKILLNHRLQSLHRMQQGVTGIKATYQNRTVSIQARKGVVIATGGGNGNVEYRRMFDPRLTAEYCGVAGEPYSFQDASGILAGLNVGAGLAGTYNQTGEFGTNITKPSRIGTRYNYSFLEWLPTSVVFPLAKARGLSVNNFQDVIHVNMIGKRFYDETGGQFGTNSAGSVNPYTQGSYLNAKNITYNPQNWINAAMAGIGDGHNGGGPIWAIFDETTRARRNWNVAPPFVDPDGFFFQANSLEELAAKIVMPYQRVPMPASNLVQTVTRYNSFVDAGADADFGKPTPQFKIQTGPFYAAWSTPVIHDPRSGLRINAASQVLDFAGQVIPGLYAAGEAAGGFSQHGNGRALAQGYIAGKHAALRPYS
- a CDS encoding tripartite tricarboxylate transporter permease, with product MDVIIQAFGLVTTWNVLLTVLAASIFGIFVGAVPGLTATMATAMLVPLTFFMEPVAAVGAMVACSAMAIFAGDIPGALLRIPGTPASAAYVEDTYRLTRQGQAELALGACVLFSAMGGLFGTLVLIFAAPTLAEFAMSFSTPEYFWMALLGLTCAVFMGTSSPVKGLISLFLGLTIASVGLNNPAGVPRLTFGSTDMLAGIDFIPVMIGIFAISEVLRTVIDGGSGWEQAPKAVGNIFRHWGFMLKTYWRQLIRGNVTGTAIGILPGAGADVAAYVSYAVSRRFSKTPEKYGKGHIEGVVEASAANNASLSSAWVPALVFGIPGDTITAIVIGVLYVKGMNPGPTLFLFNPQTIYAVFLIFILANLIMVPLGWALIKFSKNILLIPKSVLMPLILIFCIVGAFASNNAVYGVTIMLIFGVVGYLMEENGFPIAPCVLGIVIGPLLEKNLISTLIKSQGNLIDFVNRPVAFALFAFFCLVWLSIIYSWGKPRKHDDVPAST
- a CDS encoding tripartite tricarboxylate transporter TctB family protein, which gives rise to MRFSDAALGAIFLVMGISLAWYSYGLPSIPGQSYGAATFPLLISAGIVACSAKLLFAGIRQGREPLVYLSDEIRNPRAVFGVTAIVLLVIGYIFFSRRLGFIPSAIIVTFAMFLILKVHPLKALILAIVAALACDFIFRTMLLVPLPFGIVPRLPW
- a CDS encoding tripartite tricarboxylate transporter substrate binding protein, producing the protein MKIVKSLAAAMLLSTVAVPALAEYPDRPLTLYVAWGAGGGTDAVARVIAVGLEKELGQSVNVVNRTGGSGVVGHTAMADAEPDGYTIGLATTEVNLMHWLGLTDLTYAVYTPLALMNEDPAGVQVSANSEYQTVNDLLQAIQDSPSGTFRATGSGQGSSWHVAIAGMLNAADIDPTKVIWVPSEGAASGLQELMSGGTDIVPSSLVEARGLIDAGRVKSLAYMSSERSKLFPDVPTLAEETGSDWAFGAWRGIVAPAGLPDDVRDRLITALDAVYQSEEYHEFMNAQGFGTSYLGGDEFGTFLQTMDASFGETMKAIGLAE